The following are encoded together in the Deltaproteobacteria bacterium genome:
- a CDS encoding helix-turn-helix transcriptional regulator, translated as MAEKSFGRVIEDRRHTLDMTQEMVAKKVGVKANYIGYLERGMRHPSQKVVERLSGALKLDAQALYLLANPRVRALLNKSKPATLAASSAWQRFLQDATLQQQQGLASKEQEALVQLGQADKASSISGVMKVIKALRKGFGS; from the coding sequence ATGGCAGAGAAAAGTTTTGGCCGCGTCATCGAAGACCGCCGTCATACGCTCGACATGACGCAAGAAATGGTCGCAAAAAAAGTAGGCGTGAAAGCGAACTACATTGGCTATCTCGAGCGCGGCATGCGGCACCCGAGCCAAAAAGTCGTCGAACGCCTCTCGGGAGCGCTCAAACTCGATGCTCAAGCATTATATTTGCTGGCGAATCCCCGCGTGCGGGCCTTGTTAAACAAGAGCAAACCCGCAACCTTGGCCGCCTCTTCGGCATGGCAGCGATTCTTGCAAGACGCGACGCTTCAACAGCAGCAGGGACTGGCGAGTAAGGAGCAAGAAGCCTTAGTTCAACTCGGCCAAGCCGATAAGGCAAGCTCGATTTCAGGGGTCATGAAAGTGATAAAAGCGCTCAGAAAAGGATTCGGTTCGTAA
- a CDS encoding YggT family protein, giving the protein MFFIGNFLAAVASVLNMLLSAYMWIIIIRALVSWVNPDPYNPIVQFLRSATDPLLYRVRRWIPLNFGGIDFSPLIVIAGIVFLQSFVVQSLLDLSRTLR; this is encoded by the coding sequence TTGGCGGCGGTCGCCTCGGTACTCAACATGTTGCTGTCCGCCTACATGTGGATCATCATCATCCGTGCGCTCGTTTCTTGGGTGAATCCCGACCCCTACAATCCCATCGTTCAGTTCCTGCGTTCGGCGACGGACCCTCTCCTGTATCGAGTCCGGCGCTGGATTCCACTCAACTTCGGCGGCATCGACTTCTCTCCCTTGATCGTCATCGCCGGCATCGTGTTCCTGCAAAGCTTTGTGGTGCAAAGCCTGCTCGACCTTTCCAGGACACTCCGTTGA
- a CDS encoding DUF167 domain-containing protein: MSTTTQPPWQQVPSGVILHVHLQPRATRNRLVGLHGGALKIALTAPPVENAANTALLSFLATFLHLPRASFALISGAKSREKRIRITCPEPQTLVRRLQEVCPAVDKKIRMVSVNSNLS, translated from the coding sequence TTGAGCACCACCACTCAGCCGCCTTGGCAACAAGTACCGTCAGGGGTCATCCTGCATGTCCATCTGCAACCCAGAGCCACGCGGAATCGCCTCGTTGGTCTCCATGGCGGTGCACTCAAGATCGCATTGACCGCCCCCCCGGTCGAGAATGCGGCGAACACGGCCCTGCTCTCTTTTCTAGCAACGTTTCTGCACCTCCCTCGCGCTTCGTTCGCCCTGATTTCCGGGGCGAAGAGCCGAGAAAAACGCATTCGGATCACCTGCCCAGAGCCGCAGACCCTCGTCCGGCGCTTACAAGAAGTCTGTCCAGCGGTTGACAAAAAAATTCGGATGGTTAGCGTCAACTCCAATCTCTCCTGA
- a CDS encoding zinc ribbon domain-containing protein — MPIYEYSCKKCGNFETMQRITENPLKKCPTCGTKVTKLISHSAFHLKGSGWYMTDYGKNGAASSGSEKTDETKPAGTEAKESKSASDSNTSTPSATKETSAAA; from the coding sequence ATGCCAATCTACGAATATAGCTGCAAAAAGTGCGGCAATTTTGAAACGATGCAACGCATTACCGAAAATCCTCTCAAAAAGTGCCCAACCTGTGGGACCAAAGTGACCAAGCTGATCTCGCATTCGGCCTTTCACCTCAAAGGCAGCGGCTGGTATATGACCGATTACGGCAAGAACGGGGCGGCCAGCTCTGGCAGCGAGAAAACCGACGAAACAAAACCTGCAGGCACCGAGGCAAAAGAAAGCAAATCAGCAAGCGACAGTAACACTTCGACGCCATCCGCGACGAAAGAGACTTCTGCGGCGGCCTAG